The following proteins are co-located in the Longimicrobiales bacterium genome:
- a CDS encoding TrkA family potassium uptake protein, giving the protein MKRFIVVGLGNFGSAAAEALHKQGHDVAALDTSENAVDRIAPFVSRAAVGDGRDARVLERLGARDADAAIVSTGEDITASILATLALHDLGVDEVYVKVVSSDHARVMQKIGATETIFPERESGLRLGARISSRSVLNYVRLANDFSIQEMAVPDRWIGRSLRQLQLPRKHRIAIVAIHDVLHDEIATVPDPDAPLKESDTLLVSGKDEDLARVARV; this is encoded by the coding sequence ATGAAACGCTTCATCGTCGTTGGACTCGGGAACTTCGGTTCCGCCGCAGCCGAGGCGCTGCACAAGCAGGGACACGACGTCGCCGCGCTCGACACGAGCGAGAACGCGGTCGACCGCATCGCACCGTTCGTCTCGCGCGCCGCCGTGGGCGACGGTCGTGATGCGCGCGTGCTCGAGCGGCTCGGGGCCAGGGACGCCGACGCCGCGATCGTGAGCACGGGCGAGGACATCACGGCGAGCATACTGGCGACGCTCGCGCTGCACGACCTCGGCGTCGACGAGGTCTACGTGAAAGTCGTGTCCAGCGACCACGCGCGCGTCATGCAGAAGATCGGCGCCACGGAAACGATCTTCCCGGAGCGCGAGAGCGGGCTGCGCCTCGGCGCGCGCATCTCATCGCGCAGCGTGCTCAACTACGTCCGCCTTGCCAACGACTTCAGCATCCAGGAAATGGCCGTGCCCGACCGGTGGATCGGTCGCTCGCTCCGGCAGCTGCAGCTGCCGCGCAAGCACCGCATCGCGATCGTGGCGATCCATGACGTGCTGCACGACGAGATCGCCACGGTGCCGGACCCGGACGCGCCGCTCAAGGAGTCGGACACGCTGCTGGTGTCGGGCAAGGACGAGGACCTCGCACGGGTGGCGCGGGTGTAG